The DNA sequence CCTTCCATTCCCATTCTTGTTTCCCAAATAGACCTCTCTGAGAGACTTGAAGACTTCATGCACGTTGGTTTCACAGCCTCCAATGGGGAAGGGTCAAGTGATTACCTTGTTCATCATTGGCAGTTCACGACTTTCGGCCATGACTCTCGCTCCATGGACGTGATCGATGAAGGTGACTGTTTCTTGTGTTACGAAGGGGATTCCACGGGTTTTGGTCATGGTTCAAACATGAGAGAGATtgagaggaagaaaaagattACGGAGTTGGCTCTTGGGTTGGGAGGGTTGACGGCGTTTGTGCTGTCGGTTTTGGCGGCGATGATTGTGGTGTGTGTTTTCTTGGCAAGGAAGAAAGGCGTTGTTCGGAAGAATATAGAGCAAAGGCGAAGTTGTGGGTTTGAGAGGAGTAAAGTTCCGACCAGGTTATCACTCTCGGAGATTAAGTCTGCCACAATGGGGTTCAATCGTGATAGGCTTGTTGGGGAGGGTGCATCTGCCAAGGTTTATAAAGGGTATCTTCCATTCGGAGGGGATGTAGCAGTGAAGAGATTTCAGAGGGAAAAGAACTTGAATTGTTTGCATAACCCTTTTGCCACTGAGTTTGCCACCATGGTGGGTTACCTGCGGCACAAGAATTTGGTTCAGCTTAAGGGGTGGTGCTGTGAGGGAAAAGAGTTGGTCCTGGTTTACGAGTATCTTCCCAATGGGAGTCTCAACAAGGTTCTACACAGGAACTTCAATTCTTCCATTGTTCTTTCGTGGAGGCAAAGGGAGAATATCGTTCTTGGGGTTGCTGCTGCTCTGACATACCTTCATGAAGAGTGTGAGAGGCAAATCATTCACAGGGATGTGAAGAGCTGCAACATAATGCTTGATGCCGATTTCAATGCAAAGCTTGGGGATTTTGGGCTTGCGGAAGTGTATGAGCACAGTTGCAGCACGAGGGAGGCTACTATACCAGCAGGGACAATGGGGTATCTTGCTCCTGAGTATGTTTATTCTGGTGTTCCTACTGTGAAGACCGATGTGTACAGCTTTGGGGTGGTGGTGTTGGAAGTGGGAACTGGAAGGAAACCTGTGGAAGATGATGGCAGTGTGATTGTGGATTATGTGTGGAGCTTGTGGGAAAAGGGGAAACTGATTGAGGGTGGTGATCCAAGATTGATGGGGAAATTTGATGCAGTGGATATGGAAAGGATGCTATTGGTGGGGCTTCTATGTGTGCACCCTGATGATGAGAAGAGGCCAACAGTAAGAGAAGCAGCAAGAATGCTTAAGAAGGAAGCACCACTTGCTGTTTTGCCTCCCATGAAACCAAGGTTGAGAATTAGGGCTATTTGTCCTCATCATCATGCTACTGCACCTGAAACACACCATGTTGATGGAGATTGCATCACCACAGATGAGGCTCCTTATTTGACCCCCAGAAGCCAGTTTAACTAGGATTTTCAACGTACATGTCAGATTATTTTAGATTCTTCATTTCTGAGAAAACATTTTGTGTTCAGGAATCTGAGTCAGAAGGAAAAGCActtgtttttttgtttaataacaATATCCATTCTTAGACTTTGAAATCAACTCAAATTTCCCCAAAACTATACTTGTTTCAAACCCTTTATGACCAGGGAAAGCAGATCCTAGGTTTTATAGAGTAGATTACGTGTATTTAGTGAATAGtgaaataatgaaaagaaaaattgctTATGGGAGGAAACTAgaaaatgagagagaaagaaactGAGCAACGAGATATTTACTTAGGATTGGGGAGAATTGAGGTTTTTTTTAGGGGACGTTTCGattcaaatttaaagaaatgggtaaatttttaacaaacaaattactaatttaaataaaaaaagtattatttaattattttattttgattaaaaactacaaaattaatctattttaattttatttatagaaactttgtcaagtttttcaaaaaaattttccaaaacataattttccaatttttaaagtattacAGAAATTATTAAGTTGTATTCAcgattttgtttgaaaaaaaggTAAAGTCGTAGAGTCGTATTTAATATTTGCCACTTCACTCTTCTCAACGTTTTACATTACAATTTATctcttttatacattaaaaaattaaactaaaaggacagtcataattattttattgttgaccctgttattaaaaatttaaaagagttAACTATAAATTACACTCttcaattttaagaaaatatattgataaaattcaaattaaaataatatttttattgacagTAGTTTCTTTTTAACAATCTACCCATTGGATATGCTTTTAGTCTGACATTCACATGACTGCATATAACCTCTCAAAAACTGATAGCTCTAGAGAAAAAAATGACAGGTTCTTCTCTTCATACGAAGAATCTATGTCAGAATTTGGGTATCCAATGTGTGGAATAAAATGAAGGAATTAGAGATccaattttaattgtttgaaaatTGGTTTGGAGTAATCACAAAATTAGCAAATAAGATGGTTAGTATTCCTGATTAGATAACAATGTAAAAAGTTTTACATTACCAGTGTATTTCAATTAAATCCAAAAGAACTAATACCAACCtttatgtataataaaaaataaatgatattttgaaaatgttttgtttgataaattttgagaaacaattattttttattaaaaaaactttaaattttttattatattcttgtaactttcataaaaaataaaaatttattctatttagtgattttgttaataaaatgtttgtcatttttttatataaactaatgtttttttactagaaaaataaaataaaacatgtatttttttcaattgtttaatGTGAGAAGAGTTGGTTTAATACGtgaattgttttaattttaatcttactAACTTGCGATACATACAGGTACAATATCCATActaaatacaaattttctttgTTAAACATCATCTCAGTATTGTATATGGTCAAATTATGTGTCTGCATACAAatgttatcttttaaaaataaacatgtttatCATATTTGTTAACAGTAACTTTTAGTACTCGATTAAACAATATAGTAATAAGAACTTTTGaatacatgtttttttatttatttggtatgctttattataaatggattaattatatcattctaaaattgttatttacattaacaatatttaagttttaacttttgatgaaaatcaaattaattaacaataaataaattatgatttgaaacattttatctttgaaatatattataaaagttaaatacaaGACAATAGTGTGATAAGGTGTACAATgcattcaattataatttaaattacggGTGGCAAACGGGTCAGTCCGACCCGTTTTGGTCCGGCCCGTATGTGACCCGTCAAAAAATTGGCTGGGTCGGACTGACCCGTCAAACAGAAATGGGCCAATAATCACAACCCGTCCCGTATAGGAAGGGTTAACGACCGGGCCGGGCTGACcatctagttttttttatttaattagttttcaaattttttaattagttttattttttaaatttgacagACTGGACGGGACGGGCCAGAACAGGCTgacgggttgaaatcttcaacccaaCCCGTTCCTTTTAGTACGAGTTGACAAGCTGGACCGTTGGGCCCAGCCCGTTTTGCCATCCTAATTTAAAtcgattgtattttttttatattaagaaaaattgagaaaattaatagttaattaattattaaattgttcATTTATCCATAAGAGACACAATTCTTAATTATGTCAAAGaagaatatttaattagttaCTTTTTATAATGTGCAAGTGATATAAGAGGTGTGTTAGGTAGATCCATATTAGTGTTAGTGCGTAAAGCCAAAAAAATCTCTCttacttaattttaatcaaacttTAATCCATTTGGTTAATGCAATTTTAAACCTTGTTTCATTTATTTAGTAACAAAACTAATTAAGTCATCATTTAATCCCATTAAGTAAATAACATAATCTATTAATACAATTTGATCTAGCTTTTGcaaaaaaacatttcaattgattaatttaataatcattaaaaaaaatttataaataatgacaaattttaatgactaaaattatgtttaaacatcaattttataattaaaaaccaattcataataaaatatattttatttattaatttaaagataaattataattttttattcataataaa is a window from the Vigna unguiculata cultivar IT97K-499-35 chromosome 7, ASM411807v1, whole genome shotgun sequence genome containing:
- the LOC114189499 gene encoding L-type lectin-domain containing receptor kinase S.6 codes for the protein MPCYSPPPLFFFFFFLFPSVVSLPLFPSDNLTLYGDAFFSHKAITLTTHQPTCSSSSSIGRAFFIYPLRFLDPQTNSTASFSSRFSFSILSSPSCPSGEGLAFLIVSSTHFPAISMGLPQPSPSSTSFFAVEFDTTFDPSLGDINDNHVALDVNSASSFASVDAFSRGIDLKSGKLITAWVEYRHAIKMVRVWLAYSFTRPSIPILVSQIDLSERLEDFMHVGFTASNGEGSSDYLVHHWQFTTFGHDSRSMDVIDEGDCFLCYEGDSTGFGHGSNMREIERKKKITELALGLGGLTAFVLSVLAAMIVVCVFLARKKGVVRKNIEQRRSCGFERSKVPTRLSLSEIKSATMGFNRDRLVGEGASAKVYKGYLPFGGDVAVKRFQREKNLNCLHNPFATEFATMVGYLRHKNLVQLKGWCCEGKELVLVYEYLPNGSLNKVLHRNFNSSIVLSWRQRENIVLGVAAALTYLHEECERQIIHRDVKSCNIMLDADFNAKLGDFGLAEVYEHSCSTREATIPAGTMGYLAPEYVYSGVPTVKTDVYSFGVVVLEVGTGRKPVEDDGSVIVDYVWSLWEKGKLIEGGDPRLMGKFDAVDMERMLLVGLLCVHPDDEKRPTVREAARMLKKEAPLAVLPPMKPRLRIRAICPHHHATAPETHHVDGDCITTDEAPYLTPRSQFN